One genomic window of Streptomonospora nanhaiensis includes the following:
- a CDS encoding molybdopterin-dependent oxidoreductase: MDMTLNGAAAEAGPDSDTTAAELVRDELGLTGTKLACGAGVCGACTLLVDGTPTASCLLPATALAGRTVTTVEGLAGPDGPHPVQRAFAAHDAMQCGYCTPGFVVEAAAFVDRYRAEHGDLRPDRDTIADALAGHLCRCGAYEGIYAAVAAACAGEHDTDSPLPPPRAEAEDKVTGRARYTTDIRPEGCWEAVIVRSARAHARIVSVEAGDAVHVDLLGADRTVRYVGQPVLAVAAPTRALARAAAARVAVDYRDLPASLDPAAAHAPGAPVVYPTREAQNAAPSNNEGPPLPGRWRGNLRGPSGFGWRGGTAVRRVKDAANRGDRRLVAAVFRTGPQVHTALEPHSCVARWDEHGDLHLHTSTQAVVAVAEAAAKRWNLPRERVHVTAEHVGGGFGAKGGLRVEVVAAAELARAAGAPVRLVFDRAEELTDAGHRPGARLELGLLADAKGDLAALTLDAYNDGGVSTGGMVATLGLLMYGNAPRRLRDFDVLTNRPPGAPFRGPGGAQFHWALEQGVDMMAERLGEDPIALRRRWDGNPKRRALYDWAAALPVWAERSRGSGTGRFRRGVGVAAANWLYLTDPATVVDLVVEDGAVVARSAVQDIGTGSRSVITDVVRTELGLPADRVRVGVGRSGWSYAPGSNGSRTTASIGPAARDAARALREEVRRRAPGAVSGSGALDPEALKSLEGTRVSGRRRRDRGGYLTPVALPGMGAPGRGLTGAVHVMEVEVDTLLGRVRPLRCWAGISAGRMYADRLARNQCEGGVIQGIGYALYEQRRDDPVTGAVLSTTLEDYRIPGIGDTPEITVHFHEAGWEHVVGGGVGIGEVSTVGVAAAVGNAVHDATGWRPREVPIRPDRLLEGIGSR, from the coding sequence TTGGACATGACCCTCAACGGAGCGGCGGCTGAGGCCGGCCCCGATTCCGACACCACCGCCGCCGAACTCGTCCGCGACGAACTCGGCCTGACCGGAACCAAGCTCGCCTGCGGAGCGGGCGTCTGCGGCGCCTGCACGCTTTTGGTCGACGGCACTCCCACCGCCTCCTGCCTGCTGCCCGCCACGGCGCTGGCCGGGCGCACCGTCACCACCGTCGAGGGCCTGGCCGGTCCCGACGGCCCGCACCCGGTGCAGCGCGCCTTCGCCGCCCACGACGCCATGCAGTGCGGCTACTGCACCCCCGGCTTCGTCGTGGAGGCCGCGGCCTTCGTCGACCGCTACCGCGCCGAGCACGGCGACCTGCGCCCCGACCGCGACACCATCGCCGACGCGCTCGCCGGCCACCTGTGCCGCTGCGGCGCCTACGAGGGCATCTACGCCGCCGTCGCCGCCGCGTGCGCGGGCGAGCACGACACCGACTCCCCCCTGCCCCCGCCGCGCGCCGAGGCCGAGGACAAGGTCACCGGCCGCGCCCGCTACACCACCGACATCCGGCCCGAGGGCTGCTGGGAGGCGGTGATCGTGCGCTCGGCCCGCGCCCACGCGCGGATCGTCTCGGTCGAGGCCGGGGACGCCGTGCACGTCGACCTGCTCGGCGCCGACCGCACGGTGCGCTACGTGGGCCAGCCGGTGCTGGCCGTGGCCGCGCCCACCCGCGCCCTGGCCCGCGCGGCCGCCGCGCGGGTGGCCGTGGACTACCGCGACCTGCCCGCCTCGCTCGACCCGGCGGCCGCGCACGCTCCGGGCGCGCCCGTCGTCTACCCCACGCGCGAAGCCCAGAACGCGGCGCCCTCCAACAACGAGGGTCCGCCGCTGCCCGGGCGCTGGCGCGGCAACCTGCGAGGCCCTTCGGGCTTCGGCTGGCGCGGGGGCACCGCCGTGCGCCGTGTCAAGGACGCCGCCAACCGCGGCGACCGCCGCCTGGTCGCCGCGGTGTTCCGCACCGGGCCGCAGGTGCACACCGCGCTGGAGCCGCACTCCTGCGTGGCCCGCTGGGACGAGCACGGCGACCTGCACCTGCACACCTCCACCCAGGCGGTCGTGGCCGTGGCCGAGGCGGCCGCCAAGCGGTGGAACCTGCCCCGCGAGCGCGTGCACGTCACCGCCGAGCACGTCGGCGGCGGGTTCGGCGCCAAGGGCGGCCTGCGCGTCGAGGTGGTCGCCGCCGCCGAACTCGCCCGTGCGGCCGGCGCGCCGGTGCGGCTGGTGTTCGACCGGGCCGAGGAGCTGACCGACGCCGGGCACCGGCCCGGCGCCCGCCTCGAACTGGGCCTGCTCGCCGACGCCAAGGGCGACCTCGCGGCGCTGACCCTGGACGCCTACAACGACGGCGGCGTGTCCACCGGCGGGATGGTCGCGACGCTGGGCCTGCTGATGTACGGCAACGCGCCCCGGCGGCTGCGCGACTTCGACGTCCTCACCAACCGGCCCCCCGGAGCGCCGTTCCGCGGCCCCGGCGGCGCGCAGTTCCACTGGGCGCTGGAGCAGGGCGTGGACATGATGGCCGAGCGGCTGGGCGAGGACCCCATCGCGCTGCGCCGCCGCTGGGACGGCAACCCCAAGCGGCGGGCGCTCTACGACTGGGCGGCCGCCCTGCCCGTGTGGGCCGAGCGCTCGCGCGGGTCCGGCACCGGCCGGTTCCGGCGCGGCGTGGGGGTGGCCGCCGCCAACTGGCTCTACCTCACCGACCCCGCGACGGTGGTCGACCTGGTGGTGGAGGACGGCGCCGTGGTGGCCCGCAGTGCCGTGCAGGACATCGGCACCGGATCGCGGTCGGTGATCACCGACGTCGTGCGGACCGAACTGGGCCTGCCCGCCGACCGCGTGCGGGTGGGGGTGGGGCGCAGCGGCTGGTCCTACGCGCCCGGCTCCAACGGCAGCCGCACGACCGCCTCGATCGGCCCGGCCGCCCGCGACGCCGCCCGCGCGCTGCGCGAGGAGGTGCGGCGCCGGGCGCCGGGCGCGGTGTCGGGCTCGGGCGCGCTGGACCCCGAGGCGCTGAAGTCGCTGGAGGGCACCCGGGTCAGCGGGCGCCGGCGGCGCGACCGGGGCGGCTACCTCACGCCGGTGGCGCTGCCGGGCATGGGCGCGCCGGGCCGGGGGCTGACCGGCGCGGTGCACGTCATGGAGGTCGAGGTCGACACCCTGCTCGGGCGGGTGCGGCCGCTGCGCTGCTGGGCCGGGATCTCGGCGGGCCGGATGTACGCCGACCGCCTCGCCCGCAACCAGTGCGAGGGCGGTGTCATCCAGGGCATCGGCTACGCGCTCTACGAGCAGCGCCGCGACGACCCCGTCACGGGCGCGGTGCTGAGCACCACCCTGGAGGACTACCGGATACCCGGTATCGGCGACACCCCCGAGATCACCGTGCACTTCCACGAGGCGGGCTGGGAGCACGTGGTGGGCGGCGGCGTCGGGATCGGCGAGGTCTCCACCGTCGGGGTCGCGGCGGCGGTGGGCAACGCCGTCCACGACGCCACGGGCTGGCGCCCGCGCGAAGTCCCCATCCGCCCCGACCGGCTGCTCGAAGGGATCGGCTCAAGATGA